In Metopolophium dirhodum isolate CAU chromosome 7, ASM1992520v1, whole genome shotgun sequence, one genomic interval encodes:
- the LOC132949554 gene encoding zinc finger BED domain-containing protein 5-like has translation MVNYRIAQKGEAHTIAETLIKPCLIDIATCMLDEKFGKALTPLMELRTEVLSFLMDHNVTLGKIMNDVTRLCQFSYLADIFSKMNELSLSLQGRTMTIFDASHKVSAFKRKIDYWAQCTTKGKFECFPIMQAFLEENDEQASTNIVNEIIEHLKQLKNSFEQYFPADREVLLKDHEWVLNPFSVCMKPSSLSSSDYERLIDLTSDLILKSSFNSNAYAEFWLSLKDKSYEGLSEKAKTLFLPFATTYLCESGFSSYAATKTKYRNRLNVESDLRLQSSKIKPDIAKLCQNKQPHTSH, from the coding sequence ATGGTGAACTACCGAATTGCTCAAAAAGGTGAAGCTCATACTATTGCTGAAACGCTTATAAAACCATGTCTTATTGATATAGCAACTTGTATGCTTGACGAAAAATTTGGCAAGGCTCTTACGCCGTTAATGGAATTACGAACTGAAGTTCTTTCATTTTTAATGGACCACAACGTTACATTGGGTAAAATCATGAATGATGTAACACGGCTCTGTCAATTTTCATACTTGGCTGATATTTTTAGCAAAATGAACGAGCTCAGCCTTTCCTTACAAGGAAGGACTATGACAATTTTTGATGCCAGCCACAAAGTAAGTGCATTCAAAAGGAAAATTGATTATTGGGCACAGTGTACTACTAAAGGCAAATTTGAATGTTTTCCAATAATGCAAGCCTTTTTGGAAGAAAATGATGAGCAGGCTTCTACTAATATTGTCAACGAGATTATTGAGCACCTCAAACAGCTAAAAAATTCTTTTGAGCAATATTTTCCTGCAGATCGGGAAGTATTGTTGAAAGACCATGAATGGGTACTGAATCCATTCTCAGTTTGTATGAAACCTTCAAGCTTATCTTCAAGTGATTACGAAAGGTTGATCGATTTAACTTCtgacttaatattaaaatcttccTTCAACAGCAATGCGTATGCCGAATTTTGGTTAAGTTTGAAAGACAAAAGTTATGAAGGTTTAAGCGAGAAAGCGAAAACACTATTTTTACCCTTTGCCACTACTTACTTATGCGAGTCAGGATTTTCGTCATACGCTGCAACTAAAACCAAATACCGCAATCGCCTCAATGTTGAATCTGACCTCCGACTCCaatcatcaaaaataaaacctgACATTGCAAAACTGTGCCAAAATAAGCAGCCACATAcatcacattaa
- the LOC132949485 gene encoding uncharacterized protein LOC132949485: MDAMDTISSTANKLLKEFSLDNRYEVISLTAYEGKINIQENINNFLDKEFIECKSCKSERVITASIKNHLLIELLSLPTDLEASISISNLSDIGAIQNNYAGEVHLYLDDIPKTIKINDIYFLRGAIGFCGQDRWGLRVTTGHYKAFAYRSNDQWEVYDDLRDGISLNTKKKENIEMLLYSK; encoded by the exons atggatGCAATGGATACAATTTCATCAACAGCCAATAAGCTGTTAAAAG AATTTTCTTTAGACAATAGATATGAAGTAATATCATTGACTGCTTATGAGGGGAAAATAAACATTcaagaaaatattaacaacttCTTAGATAAGGAATTTATTGAGTGTAAAAGCTGCAAAAGTGAGAGAGTTATAACTGCCAGCATAAAAAACCATTTGTTGATAGAACTACTATCATTACCTACag ATCTAGAAGCATCAATAAGCATATCCAATCTGAGTGATATAGGAGCAATCCAAAACAATTATGCAGGAGAAGTCCATTTGTATTTAGATGATAttccaaaaacaataaaaattaatgatatttattttttgagagGAGCTATAGGGTTTTGTGGACAAGACCGGTGGGGATTAAGAGTGACCACAGGACACTATAAAGCGTTTGCATACAGATCAAATGACCAATGGGAAGTGTATGATGATCTCAGAGATGGCatatcattaaatacaaaaaagaaggaaaatattgaaatgctattgtattcaaaataa